One Gammaproteobacteria bacterium genomic window, GCATGGGTGTTCCGACACTCAAGCTCAAATTGATCTCAACAACTGTGATGGGTGGGTTGATGGGCGCAGCGGGCGCTCCTTTTCCTTATTTCATCACGTTCGTCGAGCCGGCTTCAGCCTTTAATCTTCTAGTTGCAGTCATGGCTATTGCCGTACCGATGATTGGCGGTACCGCATCGTGGATCGGTCCGGTCATTGGTGGTTTGCTTCTCGGCACAATCCAGGAAACTGTTACGGTCAATATCTCCTCGGAGCTGAATTTGCTGATCGTAGGTGTTGTACTGGTAGGTTTTATTTCCCTGGCGCCACAGGGGATTACAGGTTTGTATCAGGATTTCATACATTTCATACGCAAGAGGCGAAAGGGAAATGGCTGAGCCAATTCTTGCAGTTACCAACCTGACAAAACGATTTGGCGGCTTTGTGGCGCTGGATGGAGTCGACATTTCCTTGGGTGGCAAGGAAAGACTTGGATTGATTGGACCGAATGGGTCCGGCAAGACAACTTTGATCAACTGTATTTCGGGCGCATTGTTCAACGAACAGGGAAAAGTTAATTTTGAGGGCAGTGATATCACAGGAACGAGCGCAAGCAATCGTGCCAGACTTGGGATTATTCGGACTTTCCAGATTCCGCGGCCCTTTCGCAGCATGAGCATCATCGAAAATCTTGAAATACCGATGATATATGCGGCTTCGGGCCGTCTGGAGCAGCGTCGTCTTCGAGATCAGGCCATGGAATCTCTTGAACTTGTAGGATTGCAAGATCGGGCCGACGAGAATTCGGCCAATCTTACCCAAATTGATATGCGGCGATTAGAGCTTGCTCGGGCGCTGTCGGCAAAACCTTCATTATTGCTTTCCGATGAAACCATGGCGGGTTTGTCGAGTTCCGAAGTCGACGAGGTTCTCGATATACTTTTTGCTCTGAACGAACGTGGTGTTGCGGTGATCATGATTGAACATATTATGCGCGCGGTCATGAAATATTCGGAGCGTATCGTGGTACTTGATGCCGGAAAGAAAATCGCCGATGGGTCGCCGGATGAAATTGTCAATAATCGTGACGTAGAGAGGGCTTACCTTGGAGAGTAGTCTTACAGTAAATAACATCGATGGTGGGTACGGTTCGGTTCGAGTACTGCACGGACTATCTATAACCGTTGACTCTGGAGAGACCGTTGTCTTACTGGGTTCCAACGGCAACGGTAAAAGTACGCTGATGAAGTGCATTACAGGGTTAGTTCAACCTGACAGTGGTGAGATTGTTCTGGAAATAGACGGGAAACGCACTGACCTGGTCGGAAAGAAGCCTGAGGAGATTGTTGCGGCGGGAATTTCAATGGTGCCGGAAGGTAGAAGATTGTTTGCGGCACTGACTGTCGAAGAAAATCTATACCTTGGCGCTTATCGTAAGCAGGCACGCGAGAAAATCGTTGACAACCTGGATTTTGTCTACGAGACATTTCCACGTCTGCGGGAGCGTCGAAAACAGTTGGCAGGAAGCATGAGTGGTGGAGAACAGCAGATGGTCGCGGTCGCGCGAGGGATCATGTCCGATCCGACGATTCTGCTGATTGATGAACCGTCAGTCGGTCTCGCACCAAATCTAGTCAGTCATATGATTGAAAAGATCAGAGAACTCAAAGACAAGAAAAACCTGACTGTGTTGATGGCCGAGCAGAACTTCAACCAGGCAATCAAGATTGCGGATCGGGGCTACATCATTGTTCATGGGGAAATTGAATTTGCAGCAAACAGCGCAGCGGAATTGGCTGACAATGAGATGATCAAGCAATACTACTTGGGCGCATAATTGTCTAGACATCTCTCATGGGGACAAAGAATCTCATTCCCCGGTAGCTGCGCTTAGGGCGATGACCAGACGTAGGATTTAGTGGTAGCGTTGTGGCTATAGAGTGCCGAGAGCTTCTAGGATTCTCTGTGGTGTCAGTGGAACCGCGGTGACGCGTGCGTTAAAGGGCGTCAGTGCATCGTTGAGTGCGTTCATTACTGCGGCAGGTGCACCAGCAGTGCCCGCTTCACCTGCACCTTTAGCTCCCAGTTCTGAAGACCCGGTCATTGATACTACGTGCGCACAGTCAATGTCCGGCATTTCCGCGGCCATCGGCACGAGATAATCAGCCATCGTGCCGTTCTGCAACTGGCCCTCTGTGTCATAAATGCAG contains:
- a CDS encoding ABC transporter ATP-binding protein gives rise to the protein MAEPILAVTNLTKRFGGFVALDGVDISLGGKERLGLIGPNGSGKTTLINCISGALFNEQGKVNFEGSDITGTSASNRARLGIIRTFQIPRPFRSMSIIENLEIPMIYAASGRLEQRRLRDQAMESLELVGLQDRADENSANLTQIDMRRLELARALSAKPSLLLSDETMAGLSSSEVDEVLDILFALNERGVAVIMIEHIMRAVMKYSERIVVLDAGKKIADGSPDEIVNNRDVERAYLGE
- a CDS encoding ABC transporter ATP-binding protein; translation: MESSLTVNNIDGGYGSVRVLHGLSITVDSGETVVLLGSNGNGKSTLMKCITGLVQPDSGEIVLEIDGKRTDLVGKKPEEIVAAGISMVPEGRRLFAALTVEENLYLGAYRKQAREKIVDNLDFVYETFPRLRERRKQLAGSMSGGEQQMVAVARGIMSDPTILLIDEPSVGLAPNLVSHMIEKIRELKDKKNLTVLMAEQNFNQAIKIADRGYIIVHGEIEFAANSAAELADNEMIKQYYLGA